The Zingiber officinale cultivar Zhangliang chromosome 2A, Zo_v1.1, whole genome shotgun sequence genomic sequence AGTATCAATCGACTATAAAATGTGATAATTACATGCCAAAACTTTTTTCACAgagaaacaataaaaaaaatttataaacataCTAAGAGGATTATGATTTAAATATTGGGATAAATATTTCAGAGGTTTAAATATGcctaagttaaatcaaaagacatttcaatatttttttataaaaattaacaaATGGCTCATTATATTCGTATTGTTACAGTTGTGTAGTAACAACTAATATAGTATCTAGTAGCTATCAaaaattttaaagtgattttgtacgagttaaaaaaaaaattattttgatattctacgtataataattttgattagagTGCAATACTATTGTATCACATAGATATTATATATTGTAGTAGTTCATCATACATGCTGCAGTAAGTTTAATCGTAATTATTATAATAACtaaaagtaaaaatatttttaaaataaaaaaaatgataaaacgtCTATTGGACGATTTTTATTAAAAAGAAGttcatttgattattcttttaATGTGTCTTTTTTAGAGGGCTTTCTCAATCAATTAGATCACCATATTTGACATAATTTTTACATTAAAATAAGTACAATTTCAACATCAAATACTATTTCAACTTCAATCCATTCACATCAtatcacacaaaaaaaaaaatctttaaaatattttatttttcatattcatAATGTAATTATCAACCtgcatttaaatttattaatatttttatatgataattattatatttaaaagtaATACATCATTATTTTGTATGTTAGTGTAATGGAtaatgtattttatatttatgcatataaattttttaatattttattatattttttatgaattagtgatataatttataaatataattataattaaaatatattaaagaaattaaaaataataattttaataaattgaattttacaaatatgcataataaaatttaaatatcctaCTAAATATACttcatttaaatttataataaataataattacatttaattacATTAAAATACGCTATAAAGTAaagacaaaaaaataataattacaaattaattacgtttgattttattaattatataataaaatttaaaaataaaaactctctCCCATATCAAATATGATGATGTGAGTAGTACAACACTAAAGATGATATTTATTATTCACCACAACATATTTGACGTGAAATTTAATGTATGGATTAAAGCATTTTAGTGTTAATTTTATACTAAATTTAGTATTTGGATGATGGATTAAAGATGCTCTTAGGAATTAATGTAGTCCTGGGCTATAGTGTCGCAGTAAGATATCTAAGTTATCACTTAGGTATTCTCGGTTTGTTTTCTAGCTATgacgtatttgtagaaattttttcttcaaataggAAGAACCAAGGGCGTAGACAGGGCTGGGCTTTGCTGGGCTCTAGCCCAATGCAGCCTAGCAATGCCGAGTAAATTTTAAACCTCACCTAACAAGCAACCCAATGATTTTAAGTGTTAACCTTGCTATGTTGGGCTGGGCTTTACTGGGCTCAGCATTTTTAGCCCAGGGCAGTTGTTCAACCTAACTACGCCATTGGGAAGGGCAATCAAAAGATGTTGGATTTTTAGGTTAATCGTCGTGCACTCTTCTTGATTTATTCTGAtgatcaataaatatttttatggagttagatcgatcacctcaaaaataattaatacgactaattatatttatcttaattttttttcttatgaatGAATATATATAGTGGCAAGAGGTATGACACTTTCCTAAACAATCAATATTCGATTCACAGGCAAGGCACATGAGGCTCAAACTACTAGTTGTCAAGGACCATGTCGTGTTTTCTAGATATAGATGGATGAAATATAAGATTGGATTTGCCCATCTCAATATTAGCAACGTATATGTCCTTGAAATTATGGTGCAGTCAAAGAAGGTTTAATTATCAATATTTACAaacaatttaattttcaactataatatattcatagaattttttttattaagtgaGAGGTGCAATTAAAGAATATTAAACTTTTAGATAGtccattataaatattttttaattttattttgataataaataaaaaactaatttttatagaATGAAATCAATCATTCCAAATTTAACAATTCTTACCATCATTATTGAAGACTATAtctgaattttttttctcaaaaaaaaaacatatatacacAAGAGCTTCTGCATACGAAGTAACTTTACCCGAAACTTTGCCGGGTGTCGCGGCCTAATTGCCCACGCACGTGATCCACCGACGCCAGCTGCAGACCGCGTCCTCTACTAATTACACGGATCCCGTAACCGGAACTCAGCTCACCGCCTACTGGAAAACAGGCTATAACTCTAGGAAGGAATCAGTATTTGGTCGTTACGGCGAGCTGTATTGCTAACGCGAGTGACGAGATCCAATATTACGGCTATAACTCTGAGGCTAGTATCACTCGTCTCCTTCGACATCCGTTTATCTCTTCGATCTCCATCACTACCACTAATCCATGATCATGGCAAGGCATCTCATCTCGGGGGCCGTCGCCGTTCTGGCGGTGGTGTGCGTCCTCCCGGCGATCGCTCTCGCTGCTCGTGACATCGCTGCCGCTAAGAAGCCGTTCGTCGTCCAGGGCCGCGTCTTCTGCGACACTTGCCAAGCCGGGTTCGAGACGCCGGTGTCGACCTACATCCAAGGTGAGCGTTTACTTTCCCCCTCAATGCGCTCTAGAGTGTTCCACCTTTTCTTCTTAATGGATTTTAGGGCATCAGATCATGTCTTAGTCCGGATCTGCATGTGTATGGTTAGTTGATTTGACGATTATAGGGATTGCCTTTAAATGTGGGTTCTGGTTCGGCAGATCAGGGGATGTAGTTGCGAGAAATTCTGAAATCACTTCATTTTCGTTCGGTTTGACTGTTTGCTCCATAGATCTAGTGAAAAAGAAACATAGTTACAAACATTTGCATTTTTTTTCTCTGACAAATTGACTGATGTCGACTATTATTATAAATTGTTTGCGTAGCACGGTCAGAATGGCGGAAATGGTGCTGTCCGGTGATTTAGGGGTTTGAAAATTAAGGATAAACCTACTTAGTTTATTATATGAGGTAAAATATTGTATTTACACTAGATGAAGACATCACAGGGTGCATGCCAGGGAAATTATCGCCTGGTATTGAAATTGGAAAGGGATCTAGCTCAAGTTAGAAAGAACTAAATGTCCTCTTGTCAACATCTAAGCTACTAAGCGTCAAAATATGAAGGAGCTTACacgctatttttttttttcatgtctcTGGTTTTGAAGATAATGCAACTGTAGTCATTCTATAGCTCGTTCGGATTTGTAATTTATCTTCCACAACAGGGTAGTGTTTGCTATCATAGATCTCAGCTCTATACAAGTGAGGATCAGGTTTCTGAGCTACTATGAGGGCCTCTTTATAGGGGTTTTCTATGGAGGTCCCTTTTGGGCTACCGATCCAGCCACAATAAATATCAGGTAGTGATGTAAGAAGCCGGACCATTACAGGAGAGGAGCTGAGGAGAGCAAAGAATGAGGCACCGGATTGTATCCTAGTTGCCAAGTGAAATCTTACTTGCATTTTGGTTTTGCATCTACTTGGGTAAGAGTTGGCTAGAGTAGGTTGCTGTGAATGCAAATTGCATGATAGGGGGCAACATTTTTTGCTTGTATTAATTCGATAATGGCATCGTAGATCATTAGATGCTTGTATGGTTGTTGATGTTGTAGGCATAGAACACCTAAAGCAAAATCAGAAAAAGGAATTCATTGTTGATGTTGTTAATGTTGGGCGAGTCCCCAACTAGAAGAAATCACATCGTATGTTCTGCTTTGCTTCTAAAACCTCTCCGTTCCTAACTTGCCGATGAACATGTCCTGGAGTACTCTTATTGTTGTTGGTTGATTTATTCTCAGTTTAGATGTTACAATCATGCAAAATCGTATAATCACTAAGGTTTTAACATTAGCAATGGGATTGGAAGTGAAGTGCTTTCTTGCTTTATGCTTTGCAGGCGCAAAGGTGAGGGTTGAATGCCGATCAAAAACCACTGGTGCAAAGACATGCAGTTTTGATGGCACTACCGACCACACGGGTACCTACAAAATTCTAGTCGCcgatgagcatgagcatgagatTTGCGAATCTACCATCGTCAGCAGCCCAGTAAGCAATTGCAAGACTGCACTCCAGGGCCGTGAGAGGGCTCGCGTCTTCCTCAGCCGCAACAATGGCATCGCTTCAGACATCCGGTACGCCAATGCACTTGGATTCCAGAAAGACAGCCCCTTACCTGCTTGCGCCGCGCTGTTGAAGACCTATGAGCAAAATGAAGTCTAGATAAATTACTGATTTATCTCtaagctatttcatttttcaagtACTAATGCTGCATTAGCCCGGTTCTCGAACTCTATTAAATATGACATGCACTGCTTGTCTAATGTCTTTTATTTTATGAAGAATCTATGAAGGATGCTTTTACTAtctgctttcttttcttttctaatGGTTGATTTTAAGGTTTCTATAGCTTtgtcaattttttttgtttttcactcAGCATGTCAATTGAATCCAACAAAACCGTGCGTACTTATCAGCTTTCGGAATGCACAAGACCAACGGATTCAATTTGCCATGTCTTGCAAACTGATATAGAAATTTGATTAAGGAAAGTTGTCAGTGCAACACTAAAATTATTATCTATGATTTAAAAATCATGTTGTGAAAATAGTCTTTTATAAAATGTAAAGTAAGGTGGTGTATAATtggcatcttttttttttttaaggactCCTGCAGAAATTTTGTTGGATATTTTTCTTAAAGAGTAATATGGGTATATTAATTTTTGATGTTAAAATCTAAGAGACTCGGTTAGTCATCTTATCGATGAGTTAATGATTCTAATCGGTGGAGCTCAGTATGATGATGTGAAGCCTTGTCCCATTGATACTCTTGATATCCTCTTTTGGTTATCAAAATATCCCTTCGAGTATGAGACATACCCTTCATGGTATTGGCGTTATCGACCTAATCTCGTCGGTCGTTGAGTTATCGCTTCGAATATTGACACAATCCTTTTGGATAAAGTTATCACTaaggataagagtattaaggtcGAGGTAAAGGTTAGGTCTTCTTTCTTAAAATGATATTGCCTTATCTAGATGCTTACGATTTATTGACAATCATCTCCTAAGATACAACCAATTGCGTCTTGAAATAGGAGCACTCCAAATTTCGAATCCcgtagagaggagagagagaagaaaACTCAATAGGAGAATTCACAACTTGAAAATTAAGTATGTTGAGTGGAAGGAATGagctttgttttacaggatgaaTGATTACTTCCAATAAATAAAGGTTTCTTTAAGGAGGTGAAAGAATGTGGAACATGTCTTTTcccttaaatatttttattatgcttaattaatttaattaattaatttacttaACCTATTAtaaatatcaattaattaattaatatcataatgattaattttttaatcaatcaattaattaatcagctaaattaattataatttcatacctCGATTTCATATACTTGAGTTAATATTCATCTATAAATCAAATTCATATGCGAGTTAAATTTTCGTCCATCATATCAAACTAATTTTTTATTAGACATTAATTTCTAAGTAAAGAAATTAATTTAGGACTAACTATTCAAATGGCATGAAAATTTATGAAGTTAATAGGTGATAGACAATCGGTAATcgtttatatatatttaataaaaaaataaaataaataagtttggtTATGAGTGAGTTCGATTTATTAAAgttcataaataatttttttaaaataatttacgataaaaatcaaaagagaatttttttattcGTATCTTTAAAAACTTCTTTATCATTAAATCAACGCCCCATAGTACCTCATACAATTTTCATTTTTGATATTACcggttttataaaaaaaattgatgaatcaTATAATATCGAGCTTGGGATGATCGATCTAGttccataaaaatttttcatcggcCATTAAGATATATTAGGAAATGCTCACGGTAGATGGGTCAGAAGTCCAGTATTCCATGATTACTCGTCCCAATTAGAAGAAAACTTTACTTATTTTATAATAGTTATAATAGGGGCATTTTAACTTTCATCTATACTAATAATACATCCTTATCTTGCACATTCTTAGGCGCCCCCTTAtatgtccgggcgctcggatgcCTTCCTGAGTATCCCAACTCAAAAAATTgaaagggggagggggggggggtgcccAAATGGGTAGCCGGGTGCTCGGAGATGTATAAATTGGATCCTCTAGTCCACTTTTTTTTATTGAGGATgtgttatagtgtatactaaaaggctagtttttttttgtaaatatttattttgaaataaagaatcacattggtcaaatgtctacatttatatgctaagtgtagttgctcaattaatttatattttagataacatggtgtgtgatgtcacacacagaagatcatattataaattccttataaattataaacagtagctcacgactaaaatggaaaggaacaaaccattggaataatcgtagtataatttggtattagtctatcttaattataaaattatactaatacactctgagtgtattgagcagaaccatttaaggtaagttctttttatactgactgtataaaagaacaagacctttgttattttggaagtgtgtgctcttaatcatgatataataacaagcacatatattcaatattcatttttttaatttattaaagggtgcgatttagttcgataaatcaatagacccgataagttgggaaatgatattatttatatgatgtgttgttgattatagaatgaaactatgtcctagtaatctaggttgatggtgTTCccggagctcataaggattatcatgtaaaccctgcaggtggacttagtccgacatgacgatgaagttgagtggtactactctttggagccagatattaattaagtgagttgtcagtaactcatttaattagtggacattctatattttaaacacagggagattaatacactaatgataagaaggagctcatatagtaatatgagattggtgtggtagttcaataataactctttagaagtatgagttattattgatgaactccaGTTGggcgttcggggcgaacacgggaagttcaagttcatcgagagaccaaaaccaattcctcctctcgatctctgtcgtagtctcttatttataaagtgttatacccacccatacccaacttcttacccatcttaaggtggttggccaagccaagcttgaagcccaAGCTAGGGGCTGGCCAAGATCAAGCCTTGATGGagcaagtaggtggccgaccctaacttggagcccaagttggtggtcgaccacaataaaattaaaaggattttattttttaaaatctttcttacatggaagccatgattttaaagagagtttaaaatttaaatctagaaaaaaaaattaagagaaatgtttgatatctttccttatttgtagttaaaatgaagattttaatttttcataaaactttccttttttgtaaccatgatttcaaaagagagttttaaatttaaatctttctttttatagtttctacaaaagattaagagaaaagatttgatatctttccttatttatagattaaaaggaaaattttaattttaagaaaactttccttattgtaatcatccacatgttttaatagagagattttaatttataaaagtttcctgttataaccaaccatgaaaaaaaaatttaaagataaattttatttttaaaattttcggaaacaaattaagaagttttaattttgtatttaaaactttccttatttagaggaattgaggtggtcggccacattgatagagaaaaggaaattttttttagtcaattaaattttcctttctatggcaaagaaaataaggaagtttttattaaaactttccttatttaccaagcccaaggaatataaaagagagggcggAGGTGCCTCATCTCATAACAatatacatctagtattcctttcttctcttccttgtggtggccaaccctccctctcttctttctctttcccttttcttcttccttggcctacgacatcaactctctaggagacccTTAGTGGCctgattttgcttggagaagtagagaaaggaggctttatttctttgcatcccttggagcttggttggtgtggCCAAAGATTTTCATCTCTAAGAGATTCTTagtggccgaaatttgcaaggagaagaaggaggcttgggtggattctcgtctcggtagatcgtcgctcacacgacgcccgagataagaagaggaatacggtaaaagatcgtgaggtctataagctataaaaggtataactagttattagtttccgcatcataactagttcatccttttatttagatcttgaaataccaaacacaagaggctaatgaatttATGTTATCGAATTTatattttcgattttgtgtttcttttgtttttcaaacttgtgattcgattgttccttttggttaaacctagggttactataaggaaattaaatattgaatttcgttgaaaggctttgtataggaagtggtgaatgctcccatactcaagaaggcctagtacctcgccatgtttaacctagaaaccgatctctgaaattaatatttaattgaatttgtaacatgagtggattttgattaataatattaagcatcgtttacgaaagtctaaaccactaagaatagataagttgaatttgaaatcaataatgttaagttctgtttgcgattccaaatttaatttctaaagaacacaataagttgttaggaatggttcaggacttgtataaaatttttgtacaggggaaccggtacgatattcccagtagcaaccaacaggatgaTCCACTATGCAATTTCGGTCGGATCGCTGCAGCGATTAAGTTGCTATTGGTTGCATTCCCTCTCTGGGTTCACCTTTCCACCCAGATTATATTGTGAATCGGGATGGACGACCGAAGGTCACCCCTGTTCGGCGCCCGATAGGCTAACCATCCGCTCACCGTCGGCAACCTCCAAGCAGCCGACAATTCGCTTGGAGGTCGCCGACCGTCTACCCGACTCAAATTACAACTTGAGTAGGAAGATAAATCTTgagaaaaatcataattaattacgaTCAAATCATGGTGCATTATGGAccatctcctccgtgttggctctgagacgggttgacgggggcgctggggacgagcgtattcgccttttgccatcattATTGACCATCTTTTGTCTTCGGGGCCATAGTGCCATGGTAGGACATCCAAGTTATCACCCAGGCACccgcggttcgaaccccagctatgacatatttgcaggaatttttcctccaaatagggAGCGTAACCAAAGGATACTGGGCTTTTCAGCTGACCGCCGCGTGCACTTCCTAATTTATCCTGATAACTGATGAGAAAATTTTATAGGGCTAAATTGATCATCTTAAAGATAATCAATAAGACTAActagaattattaaatttttttttttattatggacCATCTCATCTCATGGTTCGTAAAAAGTAATTGGTTCGATGAATGGGTTCGATCTCATAGAAGAATAAACTAGAAAATACATGAATCATGACGAACGATTGAGCGTTATAAAATTTCCAAACTCCTTAACTATTATATGCGTTGGATGAAGGGATCTAGTCCACCTCTTACCTCTATCgggttatgttttttttttactgtgtTACAGTAGCTATGGCCCGAAGCTACCGTAAcaacataaaaaataaagataatttttgaGGAAAACAAAATAGACGGGATGATATTGTTGTCCTTTCTATTTTTTTCCctcaataatttataaataaaaagtatttattaatttatttaaattttatttgcagattttgtttgattattattattattattataactaaaataaaaaataatatattttttttgcgGACCAAGTAAACACTGACAGAtgaattatgattttattttcccTGCAATCATCTCTCTTCCTTCCTCCCGAATCTCAGCATGTAAACAGCGCCAAAAAGATTAGAGGGCGTGGCTTCGCCTCGTGGTCGCAGCGATTTGTCGAAACTTGGGATCTCCTGCGTGTCTCTAGGGCAAGCGTATTCCTTTGCTCCTCATGGGAAacaagaggaaggagaagaagagcaagaagcacaaGGGGAAGATCATGGGCGAGCAGGGACTGGCGCTGAGCTACGTCCACGACTGGGTCTTCCGCAACCCATccgacgccgccgccgccgacgaCCAAGGCTTCTTGCCGCCGGCGGCCCGCAAAATCACCGATTCCGTCGTTTTCGAGCTCCACTGCCACTCCAACCGCAGCGACGGCTTCCTCTCCCCGGCTGCTCTGGTGGAGCGAGCCCATCGAAATGGGGTGGGATTCCTTACCGTTCTATTCTTGGCTCCAGTGTTGATTCATTctgttttgttttcccttttttttttctttgtgggTAGTCGATCTGATTGTTGGCTTAGTGAAGTGTTTTTCTCGTCTATGGCGATTTAGTATTGCATAGAAGGTCTATTTCTTCTGGTAATCATCGTTTAGGCTTTGTTATTATGTTTCAGCAATGGATGAGGGTTAGAAAAATGCCAAATCAGTCACCATTCTCTTTGAGTATAATGTTGGATAAGTTCACCACTTCAGTTAGTTTGATCTGAACCATTACCTTTTGTTCCTGCCTATCTTTGAATGTCAAATTCTATCACATACCTTGTTGATTATGATAATCTGATATTGTAGCACTTCATTAAAATAGTCAAAACTATAAAAGAACCAAATTGTTTCAGATAAGCTATAATTTCTATGGAATGTATTGCCtagctttctttttctttgtttaccATAATGTCATTCTCTGAGTGcttataagtttgaatttgattagATTCTGACAACCACTTCAATATTGTTTGTATCCTCTACCACCATGTTATTCTCAATGATCATTATTCTATAGATATTCTCAATgatcatttttttttctgttttgtgTTTcactatatgcagatttttccttgggtattttatgtttttcatacaTGATAGACATGCCTTGGTGCCGTAAGGAAATGTCTCTTGATCGCTGTAACTCGGGGGATGAGATAGTAATGTCTACTAGTATTGACCATACCTCCCTCATTAAGTCTATTATTCTTCTTAGTTCTTACTTGGTATGCAAGAACCATTGTACTCTAAATTTCTATTAGGAATTTCAATGCCATATTTTAGTTGAGGaagattttatatttattttcaccATTTATTATTATCTTCTTGTCATTTTTAATACATCTGGCAATAGTCATTGAAATTAAACATGATTAGGTAATTCTGTATTTAGAGCAGGTGAATGTTCTTGCCCTTACTGACCATGATACGATGGCTGGCATATCAGAGGCTATGCAAACAGCCCAGAAGTATGGCATAAGGATAATTCCTGGCGTCGAGATAAGTGCTGTATGCTCTCCTAGGTAATTATTTTGATCCTATCAATCATAGTCATTTTGAGTATGGTCAAAGTGTGATTGTTACTTTGAATGACACTTCATCAAGTGGTTTATACTTTGTTATTTAGTTTGTTAGATTTAGCAAGGGTCAATGGTTTGTCCATGTGATTATTTATGTTGCAGTTTTAGCTATGAAGAAGAGGCTTTTTTGGAAACCAAATTGATTTCATTTCACAAAGAGGTTCATCCATTAAAGCCGCATTTGCTTATTTTGTGTATGAATGACAGAAGGGAAGAAGCAGGAATCGGTGAACCTGTCCATATCCTTGCATACTATGGAAGCTCAGGGCCTTCTAGGTACGAGGATCTGGATAATCTGTTGTCAAATATCAGAGATGGACGGTATGAGCGTGCAAAGAATATGTTGTTGAAGCTAGCTAAGTTAAAAGTTCCTATTAAGTGGGAGCATGTCGCCAAAATAACAGGGGAAGGTGTTGCTCCAGGACGAGTACATATTGCTAGAGCAATGGTTGAAGCTGGTCATGTTGAGAATTTGAGAGAAGCTTTTAATAGATATCTTTACGATGGTGGACCTGCTTATGCCTTGTAAGCATTTGAGCTCCTAAAAAAGAATAATTATCCAAAATGTTTAATGATACTCTATTTTATTGTCTGTCTATTGTTCAGAGGAACCGAACCATCTGCAGAGGAAGTGCTGCAATTGATTCATCGCACTGGGGGCATTTCTGCTTTGGCTCATCCATGGGCTTTGAAAAATCCAATTGCTGTTATCAGAAGCTTGAATGCTGCTGGCCTTCACGCCATGGAGGTATATAGGAGCGATGGGAAGGCTTCTGGTACAGTATTGAACTTGGCTTTGTTGTTCTTAGTTTGTTTTGAGATGGATGATCACTATATTTAGTTGATGTTAGATGACTTGTCATTTTCTTAATCAACTGCAGGATATGGCGAGTTGGCCGATACTCATGAGCTTATAAAGATTGGAGGATCTGATTATCATGG encodes the following:
- the LOC122042275 gene encoding 5'-3' exoribonuclease-like isoform X3 → MGNKRKEKKSKKHKGKIMGEQGLALSYVHDWVFRNPSDAAAADDQGFLPPAARKITDSVVFELHCHSNRSDGFLSPAALVERAHRNGVNVLALTDHDTMAGISEAMQTAQKYGIRIIPGVEISAVCSPREEAGIGEPVHILAYYGSSGPSRYEDLDNLLSNIRDGRYERAKNMLLKLAKLKVPIKWEHVAKITGEGVAPGRVHIARAMVEAGHVENLREAFNRYLYDGGPAYALGTEPSAEEVLQLIHRTGGISALAHPWALKNPIAVIRSLNAAGLHAMEVYRSDGKASGYGELADTHELIKIGGSDYHGRGGHDESDLGSVRLPLISIYRFLKVARPIWYNATKDILQNFAEDPSNTSLEKIMRFLMPNKFKGFSTANSAKDIVDLCVSSWLTKDEKEENDFDEIRHMLADTFISNCSAQMSLYSSR
- the LOC122042275 gene encoding 5'-3' exoribonuclease-like isoform X1, whose amino-acid sequence is MGNKRKEKKSKKHKGKIMGEQGLALSYVHDWVFRNPSDAAAADDQGFLPPAARKITDSVVFELHCHSNRSDGFLSPAALVERAHRNGVNVLALTDHDTMAGISEAMQTAQKYGIRIIPGVEISAVCSPSFSYEEEAFLETKLISFHKEVHPLKPHLLILCMNDRREEAGIGEPVHILAYYGSSGPSRYEDLDNLLSNIRDGRYERAKNMLLKLAKLKVPIKWEHVAKITGEGVAPGRVHIARAMVEAGHVENLREAFNRYLYDGGPAYALGTEPSAEEVLQLIHRTGGISALAHPWALKNPIAVIRSLNAAGLHAMEVYRSDGKASGYGELADTHELIKIGGSDYHGRGGHDESDLGSVRLPLISIYRFLKVARPIWYNATKDILQNFAEDPSNTSLEKIMRFLMPNKFKGFSTANSAKDIVDLCVSSWLTKDEKEENDFDEIRHMLADTFISNCSAQMSLYSSR
- the LOC122042275 gene encoding 5'-3' exoribonuclease-like isoform X2 produces the protein MGNKRKEKKSKKHKGKIMGEQGLALSYVHDWVFRNPSDAAAADDQGFLPPAARKITDSVVFELHCHSNRSDGFLSPAALVERAHRNGVNVLALTDHDTMAGISEAMQTAQKYGIRIIPGVEISAVCSPRREEAGIGEPVHILAYYGSSGPSRYEDLDNLLSNIRDGRYERAKNMLLKLAKLKVPIKWEHVAKITGEGVAPGRVHIARAMVEAGHVENLREAFNRYLYDGGPAYALGTEPSAEEVLQLIHRTGGISALAHPWALKNPIAVIRSLNAAGLHAMEVYRSDGKASGYGELADTHELIKIGGSDYHGRGGHDESDLGSVRLPLISIYRFLKVARPIWYNATKDILQNFAEDPSNTSLEKIMRFLMPNKFKGFSTANSAKDIVDLCVSSWLTKDEKEENDFDEIRHMLADTFISNCSAQMSLYSSR
- the LOC122042274 gene encoding pollen-specific protein C13-like gives rise to the protein MIMARHLISGAVAVLAVVCVLPAIALAARDIAAAKKPFVVQGRVFCDTCQAGFETPVSTYIQGAKVRVECRSKTTGAKTCSFDGTTDHTGTYKILVADEHEHEICESTIVSSPVSNCKTALQGRERARVFLSRNNGIASDIRYANALGFQKDSPLPACAALLKTYEQNEV